From Vanrija pseudolonga chromosome 1, complete sequence, a single genomic window includes:
- the Znhit6 gene encoding Box C/D snoRNA protein 1, with protein sequence MPLPSPTSLGLPAKPVAAGSTPPVADIAPAPLEPPAAESSTAASSSTSAARTNTCAMCSSEARYTCPRCSTRTCSLPCSKAHKAAASCSGVRDPAAFVPLKSYTQGTWDGDYAWLESTRRQVAEWGQGLTADEVASATSTRGGATRGRGGRGGGGGGGGRAPAKRGRLDGLRWAIGDIGAEVDLLPDGMQRRKTNQSSWNPKTRALHLTVSMSYDGLAPDITHPRVAVLPTSTTLASLVPESLGGELVYALPYHVPRRRGDMAPAAPKTRAFFPPLDGAAPLSTALKGTAFVEFPIVHVFAADAWQAALDSGETIVMPLLESTKRKAEVDDGENKRAKLDSAPAAAAAPAPTTATGLVGLGDYDSEDEDDEAEADADVDTAAVAAGAGDSGGDITLSPHMAAALGAALVADFGE encoded by the exons atgccgctgccgtcgccaacGTCGCTAGGGCTGCCCGCCAAGCCAGTAGCGGCGGGGTCTACACCTCCTGTGGCGGACATCGCGCCAGCCCCATTAGAGCCACCAGCAGCCGAGAGCTCGaccgcggcctcctcctcaacctcaGCCGCCCGGACCAACACCTGCGCGATGTGCTCCTCCGAGGCGCGGTACACGTGCCCGCGTTGCTCTACCCGCACCTGTTCGCTGCCATGCTCGAAGGCACACAAGGCCGCAGCGTCGTGCTCGGGCGTGCGCGACCCAGCGGCGTTCGTGCCGCTCAAGTCATACACCCAGGGCACATGGGACGGCGACTACGCGTGGCTCgagtcgacgcggcgccagGTCGCCGAGTGGGGCCAGGGGCTCACTGCCGACGAGGTTGCCTCGGCGACATcgacgcggggcggcgcgacgaggggccgcggcggtcggggaggcggtggtggtggaggcggacGAGCGCCAGCAAAACGCGGTCGGCTGGACGGACTGCGCTGGGCGATCGGCGATattggcgccgaggtcgatcTCCTCCCGGACGGCATGCAGCGCCGCAAGACGAACCAGTCGAGCTGGAATCCCAA GACTCGCGCGCTCCACCTCACCGTTAGCATGTCGTACGACGGCCTGGCGCCGGACATCACACATCCGCGTGTGGCGGTCCTCCCGACCAGTACAACGCTCGCCTCCCTCGTCCCCGagtcgctcggcggcgagctcgtctACGCACTGCCGTACCAtgtgccgcggcggcgcggcgacatggctccagcagcaccaaAGACCCGCGCCTTCTTCCCGCcactcgacggcgcggcaccACTAAGCACGGCACTGAAGGGCACGGCGTTTGTCGAGTTCCCCATCGTGCACGTGTTCGCCGCCGACGCATGGCAGGCTGCGCTGGACAGCGGCGAGACCATCGTCATGCCGTTACTCGAGAGCACCAAGCGCAAagccgaggtggacgacggAGAAAACAAGCGCGCCAAACTGGATAGTGCGCCggctgccgcggctgccCCAGCGCCTACTACTGCTACTGGGCTGGTCGGGCTGGGAGACTacgactcggaggacgaggacgacgaggccgaggcggatgCGGATGTAGACAccgctgccgttgccgctggtgctggtgatAGCGGTGGCGATATCACGCTCTCGCCCCACATggccgctgcgctcggcgccgcgctggttGCCGACTTTGGCGAGTGA
- the CTHT_0041970.2 gene encoding 40S ribosomal protein S24 translates to MADSGPVTIRTSKFITNRLLNRKQFLLTITHPTRANLSRVELGERLGQLYKADKERVVVFGLRTKFGGGVTQGFGLVYDDEESQKAFEPKHRLVRSGLATKVEKASRKLRCVRGTAKKSAGGDKKK, encoded by the exons ATG GCCGACTCCGGACCCGTCACCATCAGGACCTCGAAGTTCATCACGAACCGCCTGCTTAACCGCAAGCAGTTCCTGCTTACGatcacccaccccacccgcgCCAACCtctcgcgcgtcgagctcggcgagcgccttggccagCTTTACAAGGCTGAcaaggagcgcgtcgtcgtcttcggccTCCGCACCAAgttcggcggcggtgtcacCCAGGGCTTCGGTCTCGtctacgacgacgaggagtcGCAGAAGGCCTTCGAGCCCAAGCACCGTCTCGTCCGCTCCGGCCTCGCCACCAAGGTCGAGAAGGCTTCGCGCAAGCTTCGGTGC GTTCGCGGTACCGCCAAGAAgtcggctggcggcgacaAGAAGAAGTAA
- the ssuD_1 gene encoding Alkanesulfonate monooxygenase, which translates to MPVEFISATFANGSTELAPFPPGSPVDVDFLVRYARVLDDYGYNYTLIPYHSGGFDPFTLGATVLAVTKNIKIIIALRPNTIFPTVAARKLSTLSQLGAGRVVVHFIAGGSDAEQAREGDFLSKTERYGRLEDYIKILRRAWKSSEPFDWDSPYYKFTGYANQVLPVGGHIDVSVGGSSDDAYRIGGALGDIFGLWGEPLKETKEQIDRIYAAAAAAGRPEGDRPRIWVTFRPIVAETDDLAWEKAHKTLDLLNKGRAAVTKIFPRAGITEPQNVGSQRLLDIAKRGDVQDRALWYPTVTATNAQGASTALVGSYQTVIDSLLDYAELGAELISIRGYSNFDDAVDYGRYILPGVRKALAEKAEANGSNGDSNKKRKTSEDA; encoded by the coding sequence ATGCCTGTCGAGTTTATCTCTGCCACGTTCGCAAACGGCTCGACCGAGCTCGCGCCCTTTCCTCCTGGATCGccggtcgacgtcgacttcCTCGTGCGCTatgcgcgcgtgctcgacgactACGGCTACAACTACACCTTGATCCCGTACCACTCTGGCGGCTTTGACCCGTTCACCCTCGGCGCgaccgtgctcgccgtcaccAAGAACATCAAGATCATCATCGCGCTGCGCCCCAACACCATCTTCCCCACtgtggcggcgcgcaagctcTCGACGCTCTCGCAGCTCGGTgccggccgtgtcgtcgtccacttcatcgcgggcggcagcgacgccgagcaggcccgcGAGGGCGACTTCCTCTCCAAGACTGAGCGCtacggccgcctcgaggactACATCAAGatcctccgccgcgcgtggAAGTCGAGCGAGCCCTTCGACTGGGACTCGCCGTACTACAAGTTCACGGGTTACGCGAACCAGGTCCTTCCTGTCGGCGGCCACATCGACGTGTCGGTCGGTGGCTCGTCCGACGACGCCTACCGTATcggcggcgccctcggcgacatcTTTGGCCTGTGGGGCGAGCCCCTCAAGGAGACCAAGGAGCAGATCGACAGGATCtacgctgctgccgccgctgctggccgtCCCGAGGGCGACCGTCCCAGGATCTGGGTCACCTTCCGCCCCATTGTGGCGGAGACGGACGACCTCGCCTGGGAGAAGGCGCACAAgacgctcgacctcctcaacAAGGGCCGCGCGGCTGTGACCAAGATCTTCCCCAGGGCCGGCATCACCGAGCCCCAGAACGTCGGCTCGCAGCGTCTCCTTGACATCGCCAAGCGCGGTGACGTCCAGGACCGCGCCCTGTGGTACCCCACCGTCACTGCCACCAACGCGCAGGGTGCCTCGACGGCCCTCGTCGGCTCGTACCAGACTGTCATTGACAGCCTGCTCGActacgccgagctcggcgccgagctcatctCCATCCGTGGCTACTCCAACTttgacgacgccgtcgactACGGCCGCTACATCCTTCCCGGTGtgcgcaaggcgctcgccgagaaggcTGAAGCCAACGGCTCCAACGGCGACTCCaacaagaagcgcaagacgTCCGAGGACGCGTAA
- the hrk1 gene encoding Serine/threonine-protein kinase haspin hrk1 has product MSLLGLKRIINIHHDLSPERSTPSPALGQPPSPLAPKRPPLQAKMSQDCVPSIKPLSSLKDFANTPLKQPAKKLDKGKAARAPATPERDLVKKHAVPRARKVVIPRSPVSTPRRSTVEVVIPTPRHFAPLRDVGLATSSRYRDAPTATRVEDITEHFERVTIRDTKKPKRARAVQPPKFSAIDTLLSSCLTATLLPFGDVFTSEAFGSVLPGGRTSTPVIRKIGEASYSEVFTVASSTDDEAIVVKIIPLLGDKPVASTVELPDCSEVADVVREVETTKRMSSVPGGGFGNFLGAFVVHGCYPQLLLQAWDEFDEESEWKSLRPDVFGESQQYAVVALSNGGQDLEGYKFEASRGWVQAASAFWQVADALGRAEKWTGFEHRDLHEGQILVSAVPPSTPPQPITNYLDSSATAVRATIIDFGLSRLEIPGHGSTSTPLPDEVYEGVGNQWDVYRAMRDRIESADDAASDAWTAFHPITNVLWLHYLARRLLRSTPTLRKPREVKRSASSVPKKGALAEKEVIRARSEAAWHMLVAVEAALGVALSVRDNARVAARKLQQFASAEEFAEWGRQQGWIA; this is encoded by the exons ATGTCGCTCCTAGGACTCAAG CGCATCATCAACATCCACCATGACCTTTCGCCCGAACGCTCCACACCTTCACCGGCACTCGGCCAACCTCCGTCTCCACTCGCGCCAAAGAGACCTCCGCTGCAGGCGAAGATGTCCCAAGACTGTGTGCCATCCATCAAGCCATTATCCTCACTAAAAGACTTTGCCAACACTCCGCTCAAACAGCCGGCGAAGAAGCTGGACAAAGGGAAGGCGGCCCGTGCGCCTGCGACGCCGGAGCGAGATCTCGTCAAGAAACACGCCGTGCCTAGAGCACGCAAGGTCGTCATCCCCCGCTCGCCAGTGTCAACACCACGTCGGTCGACCGTTGAGGTGGTCATTCCGACCCCTCGGCACTTTGCTCCTTTACGTGATGTTGGTCTTGCAACCTCATCGAGATATCGAGACGCTCCCACGGCCACGAGAGTCGAAGATATCACCGAGCACTTTGAGAGGGTCACGATCAGAGACACGAAGAAGCCTAAAAGAGCAAGAGCAGTTCAACCGCCCAAGTTTTCTGCGATTGACACCCTGTTGTCGAGCTGTTTAACGGCAACTCTACTCCCTTTTGGCGACGTCTTCACGTCGGAAGCCTTTGGCAGCGTGCTTCCCGGAGGCCGAACTTCGACCCCAGTTATCCGCAAGATTGGCGAAGCGTCTTACTCTGAGGTATTCACCGTCGCTTCCTCTACAGACGATGAAGCGATCGTTGTCAAAATCATCCCTCTCCTCGGTGACAAACCCGTCGCCAGCACGGTGGAGCTCCCAGACTGCTCCGAGGTGGCCGATGTCGTTCGCGAGGTTGAGACGACGAAGCGCATGAGCTCCGTGCCCGGCGGTGGATTTGGCAACTTCCTTGG AGCATTTGTTGTCCATGGCTGCTACCCCCAACTGCTCCTCCAAGCATGGGACGAGTTTGATGAGGAGAGCGAATGGAAGAGTCTCCGCCCCGACGTGTTTGGAGAGTCGCAGCAATACGCCGTTGTGGCTCTCTCGAATGGGGGCCAAGATCTCGAGGGCTACAAGTTTGAGGCGTCCCGCGGCTGGGTCCAGGCGGCGTCTGCGTTCTGGCAAGTGGCCGACGCTTTGGGTCGTGCAGAGAAGTGGACGGGCTTCGAG caCCGAGATCTACATGAGGGACAGATCCTCGTGTCCGCCGTCCCACCCTCGACCCCACCACAGCCCATCACCAACTACCTCGACTCCAGTGCCACAGCCGTGCGCGCCACCATTATCGACTTTGGACTATCTCGACTCGAAATACCTGGGCATGGATCGACAAGCACTCCCCTCCCCGATGAGGTGTATGAAGGCGTTGGCAATCAGTGGGATGTTTACCGGGCGATGCGTGATCGGATTGAATCAGCGGACGACGCCGCATCCGACGCTTGGACAGCCTTCCACCCGATCACCAACGTGCTGTGGTTGCACTACCTTGCCAGACGGCTGCTACGGTCCACGCCAACACTTCGCAAGCCACGCGAGGTGAAGCGATCGGCGTCTTCGGTACCCAAAAAGGGCGCACTAGCGGAGAAGGAAGTCATCCGTGCCCGCTCGGAAGCAGCGTGGCACATGCTCGTGGCGGTCGAAGCTGCTCTGGGTGTGGCACTATCCGTGCGTGACAACGCGCGGGTAGCCGCCCGAAAACTGCAGCAGTTTGCGTCAGCCGAGGAGTTTGCGGAGTGGGGGAGGCAGCAGGGCTGGATTGCCTAA